CCCTGATACGAGCCGCTCTGAGCCTTCAGAACCACAGCAGAACCCCCGTCACGATTCATCGCCTCCAGCGGAGAGTCCAGACTCAACTACATCACAGCAACAGAGACGGTtaacacctgtgtgtgtgtgtgtgtgtgtgtgtgtgtgtgtgtgtgtgtaaagccCATGTTATACTTTCCGCGTACGCAAGTCCACTAGGATCAGGTTGCAGTGAAATTCATCACCAGAGGTAGTCCATTTCTACTCGAACACGTACAGTCCGTCGAGAAAACAATACAGTCAGACGTGAAATTATTTGTTGTTTCTTTACATTGTTTGAAAACATGTTCAAGCCGATCTGCTGCACGTGTAGTGAACACATCGGTGTAGCGGATCACCCCCATACACTCTCTAGTAAAAATACAAGGAGTCCACGCCTGCACTGTCCGGATGACCATGCGGAAAATATAACACAGgcatgagtgtgagtgagtgagtgagtgtgtgtgtgtgtgtgtgtgagagagagagagtgtttgagagagagtgaatgtgtgagagagtgagtgagtgagcgtgagtgtgtgtgagagtgtgtgagagtgagtgtgtgagagtgagagagcgtgactgtgtgagtgagagtgtgagagagtgtatgtgagagtgagtgagtgtgagtgtgtgtgtgtgtgaaagagtgtgtgaaagagagtgagagagcgtgagtgtgtgagtgagtgtatgtgagagtgagtgagcgtgtgtgaaagagagagtgaaagaaagtgagagagcgtgagagagagtgagtgtgtgagtgagtgaaagagagtgagagaaagagagagcgtgagtgagtgtgtgtgagagagtgtatgtgagagtgagtgagtgtgagtgtgtgtgtgtgtgaaagagtgtgtgaaagagagtgagagagcgtGAGTGAGAGCGTGAGTGTGTTAGAGTGAGAgagcgtgagtgtgtgagtgagtgagcgtgtgtaagagtgtgtgtgtgtgtgaaagacagTGAGTGAAAAAGTGAGAGAgcgtgagagtgagtgtgagtgtgtaaccTGCTGGTTCTGGCGGATCTGCAGGCCCAGGTATGGGTCATCCAGCAGTGAGTTCAGGAACATTGTGTCCTAAACGAGACAGAAGAGACACTCGACCATAAACAAGGGAAAATATCATGGTATTACGTCTGGACCAGTGCTGTTTCATAACATAatattcattaacatttaaaatctgcatttttaagTTTATGTTTTAGAcaatttctctcatttttattcttgtttttgtatACTTCTATTccactttaatgtattttattttaggtacgGTTTTAGTTGTTGTAACActaaaaggttttatttcaATAAGTGCAAAGTTTTCTTCTTAGTCATCTTTTGTTTCCTATTTCAGCTCTGTTTTTAGTTCTCAATGTTAACACTGGTCTGTGGTTGCTGTAGTGTACTATCATGTAATATGTACAACTAGATTAGACTCAAAGCACCATCTCAGAATGAATGAAACACACTTCATTGAACCAAACTGAATTTTTGTGCATCAatagaaaaagtgaaaaatgtgtgtgtgtgtgtgtgtgtgtgtgtgttataaaacATGCTGAActagaaaatataaacatgttatGATTCGATTTGGGGGTGATCTCTCAAAAAAATTAGCTTTCAGCAAGATCTTGATTCCCAAAATTCTGCTGGCTGATTTGTGGTTTGCAGTAGACTTTTCTCTCTCAAATATTAcaagaaaacacacattatgatacacatacaaacagcacatccacacacacacacacactcacaattaGAGCTGCATTATTCTTCCACCTGGCTCtataatacagcaaaaaaaaaaaaaaaaaaaaaaaaaaaaaatgtaatgttgaaGCTTTGCCAACAGAATGAAAGCCTATTAACAAAAATGGCATCATTTTAcactgtgatttaaaaaatagcaGTTTTAATGGGTTTCAATGAGGACATTTTTGTCCTTACGGTCCTGAGAGGAACTATTTTATGTAGCAGTCCAATAcagatttaataaagaaaatggaAGTGAAATAGTACAATtccaataaaaatacacacctgTGACAAAATGTATGCAGTTGGCAATATCACAGgcaaatatatatgttaaaaaggaaaaaagcaaaggacaaaaatgtccaaaatgttGCACAGGAGTTAAAAACACAATCTGTGGTATGAGTGATCAGTTATACGGTCATCTTTATGGACAGGTACCGCTGTAATAACAGTATTCTCTGAAGTATCCTGTACATCCTACATTATACAGCATGTCAGTCACTCACGTTGTACAGGTCCAGATCTCCGCTGAGAGCCGGACTGATCTGGTTCTGCTGCTCAGACCGGGTCAGCTCCGGCTGCGAGGCGTCTGCAGACCTGTAACTCATGGGGTTGGGcttctggttctggttctggttctgaCCGGGGCTCGGACGCTTCAGCGGATGCATCTGGAAGGTTTTCTGCAGGTTCTGCATGTTGTGCAGGTGAAGACCCAGACCCTTCTGGACCTGCTGCTGCTGACCAAAACCATACTGAGACAACCTCTGATCCACCTGCAGCCTGCTGGTGTCCAGAGCCACTCCctgagacagagacacacagcaTCTGAGGGACTGAGTGAAGTTAAACTATCCACACCAGCATCCAGAGATTAAACCCATCAAACAATGAGTAAGTACTGCTGTACACATCTGAAATAGGTTACGCCGCTATGACCTGAAGAGTTAAAGAAACACGCTAGAAAACGTTTAATATTTGATGTGTGGAGTAAGAAtacaagagtgtgtgtgtgtgtgtgtgtgtgagacggcAATGAGAGtggtggaggtgtgtgtgtctgtctgtgtgagagagagagagagagatggatctGAGGGTGGAGGTAGTGTTTGAGAGATGGAGCTGAGGGTggaggaagtgtgtgtgagatggaGCTGAAGGTGgaagtagtgtgtgtgtacctgtgtgatGGAGCTGAGGGTGGAGAAAGTGTGTGAGATGGAGCTGAAGGTGGAAGTAGtatgtgtgtacctgtgtgatGGAGCTGAGGGTGGAGAAAGTGTGTGAGATGGAGCTGAAGGTGGAAGTAGTATGTGTGTACCTGCGTGATGGAGCTGAGGGTGGAGGAGGTGGGTGAAAACTGTTTGGGGTGGTGTCTGCGGGCGTCTGCAGGCAGGGTCACCGGGGTTAGCTGCGCTCGTCTGCGCGGGGAGGAGTTTGGCTGCGGCTGCAGAGCAGAGAAGGAGCCGCTGAGGGAGGAGTTACTGAGCGAAGACTGCAGCGACTGGCTGCTGAGCGATGACCTCAGCGAGGGGGAGGAGCTTAACGATGACTGCAGGGAGGGGTTGCTCAGCGACGAGTGGAGGGAGGCGGAGCTCAGCGAGTTGTGGAACGAATGAGCGCTGAGAGATGATTGGATGTTGGGGTTGCTAAGCGACGACTGGAGGGAGGGATTACTGGATGTGCCCTGCAGAGACGGCAGCAGAcctgcagaaaaacacaaacacatccaaagaaaaatgagtatatacatagatatatattttgacccataaagtgtattgttgtctattgctGTGCTGCTGAAGACCGCTTCTGTGCTCCAAGGACAGCTTTAATGTACtgtcattataataatacttaattttcataaatatgCTCTTGCtaaaaactaagtaaaaataaaaataatttacttataATTTCCACACAGGAgagacttatatatatatatatatatatatatatatatattgtcatataGGATATGGGTGAAATCTGGTGCATCTCTAGAGGAAAGCATGAGCGGAGCGCACCAGCGGAGTGGAAGGCGCTGGGGCTGTGGATGCCCAGCTGGGTCAGGGTACAGGTCAGGTTCCCCGTGCTCCCGCCGCTCACAGACGGGTATCCCGGCTCGTCCGGGTCCAGCGGGGTCGGCAGCGGAGAGGGGAAGTGCAGGCTGGACAGATCCGGAAGAGAGCCGCCTGTGTTCAGCACCATGGGGCCGTGAGGAGCGCCGCCCTGCTGGTCCGGAGACGGAAACACACTAAACACAAACACGGGAGGGACGGGTCAGACACCGGTAATATTCTGCTCATTTCTAAATCCTTACACACTCTTgaacctaaaataatcattcataagaCTGATCAAATAAGTCAGGAAAAAAGACAGACACGCAGACAGCACTGCGGCTGAAAACCAGAATAAAAATCCCTTTGGTCAGGAAATAGAGCCAGCCAATAAACCACTTTaaccaagtgtgtgtgtgtgtgtgtgtgtgtgtgtgtgtgtgtgtgtgtgtgagtgagtgagtgagagattTATCAGGGAGTTAGTGCTGAGCAGAGATACACTGAAACCTCTAAACATGTGGTGAGCGGCACTGAACTGAAAAACACCAAGATCATGatcataacagaaaaaaacttttatgcTATTGctcttttttataatattttatttatatttttatatgcaaacaatcatatttaattatgttttactttatgcagaaaaaatcatcaaataaatcatttttggaaATAACTGATCATGATTGTGAtaatttttggttttcatttttggtcttTGGCTCACGACTTTTCATTCAGCTTCATCAGCAGTGCTAAGTTCAGTCTGAGTAATAGAgtatcacactcacacacacacacacacacacacacacacgtacaggaAGAGCGGTGTGAATGATTGACTGATTGTGTGAGCAGGCGTGTGATTGGCCGCTCAGACTCACGTGATTCCTGGCACTTCACAGGACTTTGGTCGTGAAGAGAGCAGCTCCAGCTGAAGAGAAGAAACACACTGATCAATACACTGAGTTTCATCAGAACATCCAGCCTGTCCGTGACCTTTCACCGGCTCCGTGACATCACACACACCTTTCTGGTGTCCCAGTGTTTAAGGACGCGTTCGTCGTCAGGGCCGTTCTCCTCGATTGGAGGAACAGGATAGGAGAAGACTGCATGAGGAACAGAGGCTCGTCAgcagagactcacacacacctaacatctcacacacacacacacacacacacacacacgagcatcACTCACCGGCCGGTCGGCCCCGCACTGAGAGTCCTGTGGAGAACGGGTCTCCAGCCGGAGGATTCATCACACTGGTGTGCAGCGCTGAGTCCGAGTTAGtcctgcgcgcacacacacacgcacacgcacacacacacacacacacacacacacacacacacacacacacacacacacacacacagagagagatatgCTCAGAGATGTGTGACTTACAAACTAGAGCTTTCTGACCACATCATCTGTCCCAAAGTGGGCTTACATAGTCAATAAATCATGAAATGCTAAagatttattaatcaaaaaaaggtcacaaaaaaaattagcataaagacgtaaaaacaaaattaattcaaattgaataaaacttatatatatatatatatgaaatcataaaaatgttataataatgaaataaaacatcaaaaggcGCTGAAAAAAtctaacataaaattaaaataatatcatactatatatatatatatatatatatatatatatagtatgatattatataattatattatataatatcatataatataataaataattacataaatttaaataatatctcaCACAAAATAAAGCACTTACTACAATTGAgttcaatcatttaaaatgcacacttattaaaaatctaattttctagaaaaaagaagaggaatGGTTGTGTTCAGGAGTCATCAGCAGAAGCTAGCTCCACCGGTCACCTGTTGAGGGCTGTGGTCGGCAGCTGCTGGAATATCTGGCTCTTGTCCATCGCAAAGTTACTGTTCCAGTTCCTTCATGAGCGACAGAGAAACTCTGTTACTTCCAGAAGCCCAGAAGACAAGTCAAGACACGAGCGGCTTTGCCAAAAGAACAGGAGCGGAGGACAGTTTCAGAGCAGGaatagtgtgtgcgtgtgtgtgtgtgtgtgtgctgaaatCTGCTCTGTCAGAACACAAGGATCGCTCCAGAAGATCAGAATCAGCGAGCAAAAAGACCAGGAACGAAGCAAAGAGAAGATCTCCAGAATAAGAGTCCTCTAACACACACCAGAAAGAGAGGAGTAGCAGATGATCCAGGAGAGAGCGGATATAGCGCCGAgtctgatacacacacacacacacacacacacacacacacacacacacacacacacacacacacacacacacacacacacacacacacacacacacacacacacacacacacacacacacacacacacacacacacacacacacacacacacacacacacacacacacacacacacacacacacacacacacacacacacacacacacacacacacacacacacacacacacagacacacagacacacagactctccataggtgtaatggtttttatactgcacaaactgtatgttattgttctctctctcacactcacacacacacacacacacactctctgtatAAACTTGAGATCCAgtatctatttaatttttatatgaaagATAAAACTGAggttatttttgatgcattagAATTTGTAGTTTAATGGAAGCCATGAGTAAGTTACCTTCTCCAGCTGGGGTCAGGAGGAGGAGACAGATACACTGAGCTGCTGTGAGAGCTGTCCatctgaggtcagaggtcaaggaCAGCGACGTCATCAGCATGAtaactccacacacacacacacacacacacacacacacacacacacacacacacacacacctgtaggAGAGAGTGATGGAAGGATACTTGTCTCCTGTAGGGTCTGCTGGGAGAGATGAAGCGCCGGTCTCTGTGAACACGCTCCACCAGACCATGATGCCGAGTGGAGCGACTGGAGTCCAGCGGAGAGTGGAACGAgccctgagacacacacacacacggctttATATGAGCTGCTGTCAATGCACCCAatgacacacacgcacacacacacacctgcaggtCCGAGACAGTCCTGCCAATCTGGTTGACGTTGGGCAGAGATCCGCCGTAATACGGGCCCTGAGTTCTGGCCAAACAAACCTTCTGAGCCTGAATCTGAAGCACAAGACGggaaacatacataaatatacaaaattataaaaagaaaaaagttcttAAACCATAACTAGTTCAAATGAATacgaaaaaatctaaattaaattaaatcaaaaagtaaatgagaatatttcaataaatccataaaataaaacactaacttgtttaacaataaataattttaaaaaataataataataaatatatatatatatatatatatatatatatatatatatatataatacaattttaaaaatctatataaaaaatgtccaaaatattcaagattattcaaaataatttttaatagatTAGAAAACTATTACTTAAATtataaaagtcaaattaaaataattttaacataaaaaataaatcaaaaaacataATACGAAATTGTTAAATCGtgaatttaaaatacatctttaaaaaaaaattaataatccacttgctaaaaaaaaataaaccatgaCATATGAATGTGTGGttatattactgaaatattaaattcaaatatttgaatgtaagGAGAATTGGCTAAAAACGTTTGGGAATCCCTGCACTACTTTATTTATAACGTGTGGCATCTGATGCTCTAAATCAgagttaaaatatacattaaccACTGAGCTGCTGTCTCCATGAATACAACAAAAGATGTTTATAGTCAAACCATAACTCatgctgaaagagagagagtctgaGAGTGTGTTTTAGGGTCAGGGGTCAAACCACTCTGACTgtggcatacacacacacacacacacacacacacacacacacagataatgACAGTATTTCTGACAGGAGCAGCGCTGGAGAATCAGACTGATTCAGACACAGCATCCGAACAATAAACCAGTCTCTTCATCCATAATTCATCACATAAATCCAGCAGACTTCCTCGGGGTGCAGTTATGATCCATTCACATTCACTTAACCACCAACAATCTCATTACAATTATATCAgaacaaaaagacatttaaaaataaaaggcatgAAGATGAAACACTTACTAAAAACATATCACATTAAACACTTAAGCAGCAATGTAACAATtaataacttaaattaaaaaaacaaacagtaaaacataatatgaatttttttttttcatttttttgtaagacGATTCattttgatacttttttaacaaaaatctaaataaatgctacattaaaataaataaaacaacattaaaataatatttatgtaaaaacaacaatttggATGTAAAGGATTTTATTGGATgttaaataagtattattatatgTACAAATGGCCAAATTTGGATCGTGGCAAAGTGCTAAATGTTtatgtcttattattattaataataataataataataaaaaaaaagtcttttaataTGTCGAACTGATTTTAGCGTAAcacatttgttgttattttctgCTTATCGTGattaaaactgacatttacttcatgcacaaatatatttagttttattttctaatcTACTGAAAACACAACAAAGCTGTATTACACGTTGTTTTGATGCTTGAAACCCCGTTTTCATCTCTGAGCCAAGTATTAATTTGATGCTAGgatgaaaaattgtaaaaatacatagtATTTCAGTACGTGGTTcattttggttgttgtttttgttgtctaCACTTATATTTAGACTCCGTTAATGAAAGTGATTATGACTGGTGATGTTAGCAAGGGTCAGGCTTTGAGCCCAGGTCAGAATGACCACTGACATGAACTCAACTAACTAGCTCTGACATTAGTTAGTTATCAGTCACCGCATCCACAGACACGCTACAAGTCCACAAACTACCACGGTATATCTGTTAGAGTTTAGAGACTGACAGCCCATAAAACACATCAGACTGACAGATTTATCTTCATATGCTTGGTCTGAGACGGACACGGTGAGATTAACACGATAATAACTGCAGAACACCGTTTAATATACGAGTGAAGTGTGAAGAGCTAATGCTAATCTGCTGCTAACCGCTTCCTGTCAGAGAAACCGATCAAACTCACGCAAGAACTAAAAGCGATTTTGCCGTCGTTTAACTTCAGAGTGCCTCTAAAAACACCCCTCGTGTAATTCAAGCGTCTTTAACGCCACTCGCGGTCTCCGTTTCGACGATCTCCGCGTTATTTTCGTTAGCTTCCGTTAGCTCGTGGGCTACTACCTGCTCGCGCGCGCCGACAGGAAAACACGGATTTGACGGTTTCCCGCGGGAGACCCGCTCCCGTGCGTGTGTTCGTTACCCGGGTGGAGGTGAGGTCCATCATGACCTCCTGGAACGCCGCCGTctcctccgcctgtctctgcgTGTGCAGCGCGATCTTCTCGCTGAAC
The genomic region above belongs to Puntigrus tetrazona isolate hp1 chromosome 14, ASM1883169v1, whole genome shotgun sequence and contains:
- the LOC122357493 gene encoding CREB-regulated transcription coactivator 2 isoform X1, with the translated sequence MSSAGAACGPAPGPNHGGSVPAPGASNPRKFSEKIALHTQRQAEETAAFQEVMMDLTSTRIQAQKVCLARTQGPYYGGSLPNVNQIGRTVSDLQGSFHSPLDSSRSTRHHGLVERVHRDRRFISPSRPYRRQMDSSHSSSVYLSPPPDPSWRRNWNSNFAMDKSQIFQQLPTTALNRTNSDSALHTSVMNPPAGDPFSTGLSVRGRPAVFSYPVPPIEENGPDDERVLKHWDTRKLELLSSRPKSCEVPGITVFPSPDQQGGAPHGPMVLNTGGSLPDLSSLHFPSPLPTPLDPDEPGYPSVSGGSTGNLTCTLTQLGIHSPSAFHSAGLLPSLQGTSSNPSLQSSLSNPNIQSSLSAHSFHNSLSSASLHSSLSNPSLQSSLSSSPSLRSSLSSQSLQSSLSNSSLSGSFSALQPQPNSSPRRRAQLTPVTLPADARRHHPKQFSPTSSTLSSITQGVALDTSRLQVDQRLSQYGFGQQQQVQKGLGLHLHNMQNLQKTFQMHPLKRPSPGQNQNQNQKPNPMSYRSADASQPELTRSEQQNQISPALSGDLDLYNDTMFLNSLLDDPYLGLQIRQNQQLSLDSPLEAMNRDGGSAVVLKAQSGSYQGHPELLDSSEPQMINQNQSYTDGRHTVPNIILTGDSSGLSKEITSALSCVPGFEMDPFSSDDPLGLGMLTDGDLMLADPAVEDSFRSDHLK
- the LOC122357493 gene encoding CREB-regulated transcription coactivator 2 isoform X3 — its product is MSSAGAACGPAPGPNHGGSVPAPGASNPRKFSEKIALHTQRQAEETAAFQEVMMDLTSTRIQAQKVCLARTQGPYYGGSLPNVNQIGRTVSDLQGSFHSPLDSSRSTRHHGLVERVHRDRRFISPSRPYRRQMDSSHSSSVYLSPPPDPSWRRNWNSNFAMDKSQIFQQLPTTALNRTNSDSALHTSVMNPPAGDPFSTGLSVRGRPAVFSYPVPPIEENGPDDERVLKHWDTRKLELLSSRPKSCEVPGITVFPSPDQQGGAPHGPMVLNTGGSLPDLSSLHFPSPLPTPLDPDEPGYPSVSGGSTGNLTCTLTQLGIHSPSAFHSAGLLPSLQGTSSNPSLQSSLSNPNIQSSLSAHSFHNSLSSASLHSSLSNPSLQSSLSSSPSLRSSLSSQSLQSSLSNSSLSGSFSALQPQPNSSPRRRAQLTPVTLPADARRHHPKQFSPTSSTLSSITQGVALDTSRLQVDQRLSQYGFGQQQQVQKGLGLHLHNMQNLQKTFQMHPLKRPSPGQNQNQNQKPNPMSYRSADASQPELTRSEQQNQISPALSGDLDLYNSQVEE
- the LOC122357493 gene encoding CREB-regulated transcription coactivator 2 isoform X2; amino-acid sequence: MSSAGAACGPAPGPNHGGSVPAPGASNPRKFSEKIALHTQRQAEETAAFQEVMMDLTSTRIQAQKVCLARTQGPYYGGSLPNVNQIGRTVSDLQGSFHSPLDSSRSTRHHGLVERVHRDRRFISPSRPYRRQMDSSHSSSVYLSPPPDPSWRRTNSDSALHTSVMNPPAGDPFSTGLSVRGRPAVFSYPVPPIEENGPDDERVLKHWDTRKLELLSSRPKSCEVPGITVFPSPDQQGGAPHGPMVLNTGGSLPDLSSLHFPSPLPTPLDPDEPGYPSVSGGSTGNLTCTLTQLGIHSPSAFHSAGLLPSLQGTSSNPSLQSSLSNPNIQSSLSAHSFHNSLSSASLHSSLSNPSLQSSLSSSPSLRSSLSSQSLQSSLSNSSLSGSFSALQPQPNSSPRRRAQLTPVTLPADARRHHPKQFSPTSSTLSSITQGVALDTSRLQVDQRLSQYGFGQQQQVQKGLGLHLHNMQNLQKTFQMHPLKRPSPGQNQNQNQKPNPMSYRSADASQPELTRSEQQNQISPALSGDLDLYNDTMFLNSLLDDPYLGLQIRQNQQLSLDSPLEAMNRDGGSAVVLKAQSGSYQGHPELLDSSEPQMINQNQSYTDGRHTVPNIILTGDSSGLSKEITSALSCVPGFEMDPFSSDDPLGLGMLTDGDLMLADPAVEDSFRSDHLK